The following coding sequences lie in one Glycine soja cultivar W05 chromosome 16, ASM419377v2, whole genome shotgun sequence genomic window:
- the LOC114390958 gene encoding alpha-galactosidase-like codes for MVHYMAQQYSSSSWSCNLSKMAGLALCLLVMLSNASSSYARLLLNRTRGGFMVSREAHRRNLLDNGLGHTPPMGWNSWNHFACNIKEDLIRETADAMVSTGLAALGYQYINIDDCWGELNRDSKGNLVPKASTFPSGMKALADYIHKKGLKLGIYSDAGNQTCSKTMPGSLGHEKQDAKTFASWGIDYLKYDNCENNNISPKERYPPMSEALANTGRPIFFSLCEWGSEDPATWAKSVGNSWRTTGDIEDKWESMISRADLNDKWASCAGPGGWNDPDMLEVGNGGMTTEEYRAHFSIWALAKAPLLIGCDIRALDATTKELLSNNEVIAVNQDKLGVQGKKVKSNNDLEVWAGPLSNNKVAVILWNRSSSKAKVTASWSDIGLKPGTSVKARDLWAHSTQSSVSGEISSELDSHACKMYVLSPN; via the exons ATGGTACATTACATGGCACAACAATATTCATCCTCAAGTTGGAGCTGCAATTTATCCAAGATGGCAGGGCTTGCCTTGTGCCTCCTTGTGATGTTGAGCAATGCAAGTTCTTCATATGCTCGTTTGTTGTTGAATAGAACAAGAGGAGGGTTCATGGTGTCTAGAGAGGCACATAGGAGAAACCTGCTTGATAATGGACTTGGCCATACACCCCCCATGGG ATGGAATAGCTGGAACCATTTTGCCTGCAATATTAAAGAAGACTTGATTCGAGAAACAG CCGATGCTATGGTGTCAACTGGCCTTGCTGCTCTAGGATACCAATATATTAACATAG ATGATTGTTGGGGAGAGCTCAACCGAGACTCAAag GGCAATTTGGTTCCCAAAGCCTCAACGTTTCCTTCAGGAATGAAGGCTCTAGCTGattatattcataaaaaaggTTTGAAGTTGGGAATCTATTCTGATGCAGG AAATCAAACATGCAGTAAAACTATGCCTGGATCACTAGGACATGAAAAACAAGATGCAAAAACATTTGCTTCCTGG GGGATTGACTACTTGAAGTATGATAACTGTGAGAATAACAATATAAGCCCCAAAGAAAG GTACCCTCCAATGAGTGAAGCTTTGGCAAACACTGGAAGAccaattttcttctctttgtgTGAATG GGGATCAGAAGATCCAGCAACTTGGGCCAAAAGTGTGGGAAATAGTTGGAGAACAACAGGAGACATTGAAGATAAGTGGGAAAG TATGATATCTCGTGCAGATCTAAATGACAAATGGGCTTCTTGTGCTGGACCTGGAGGATGGAATG ATCCTGACATGCTAGAAGTTGGAAATGGAGGCATGACAACAGAAGAATATCGCGCTCATTTCAGCATATGGGCATTAGCTAAG gctcCTTTATTGATTGGTTGTGACATTAGAGCATTGGATGCCACCACAAAAGAATTGCTAAGCAACAACGAAGTTATTGCAGTAAACCAAG ACAAGCTTGGAGTTCAAGGAAAGAAGGTGAAAAGTAATAATGATTTGGAG GTTTGGGCAGGTCCTCTCAGTAATAACAAGGTAGCAGTGATCTTATGGAATAGAAGTTCATCCAAAGCAAAAGTTACTGCATCCTGGTCTGACATAGGCCTGAAACCAGGAACTTCAGTTAAAGCAAGAGATTTATGGGCG CATTCAACACAATCATCTGTTTCGGGAGAAATATCTTCTGAATTAGATTCACATGCTTGTAAGATGTATGTCCTAAGTCCTAACTAA
- the LOC114389002 gene encoding pentatricopeptide repeat-containing protein At4g19191, mitochondrial-like, giving the protein MSLRPSFRRSLYTWNLMIRDSTINGFFTQTLNIYSSMAHSGVHGNNLTYPLLLKACANLPSIQHGTMLHGHVLKLGFQADTFVQTALVDMYSKCSHVASARQVFDEMPQRSVVSWNAMVSAYSRRSSMDQALSLLKEMWVLGFEPTASTFVSILSGYSNLDSFEFHLLGKSIHCCLIKLGIVYLEVSLANSLMGMYVQFCLMDEARKVFDLMDEKSIISWTTMIGGYVKIGHAVEAYGLFYQMQHQSVGIDFVVFLNLISGCIQVRDLLLASSVHSLVLKCGCNEKDPVENLLITMYAKCGNLTSARRIFDLIIEKSMLSWTSMIAGYVHLGHPGEALDLFRRMIRTDIRPNGATLATVVSACADLGSLSIGQEIEEYIFLNGLESDQQVQTSLIHMYSKCGSIVKAREVFERVTDKDLTVWTSMINSYAIHGMGNEAISLFHKMTTAEGIMPDAIVYTSVFLACSHSGLVEEGLKYFKSMQKDFGITPTVEHCTCLIDLLGRVGQLDLALNAIQGMPPDVQAQVWGPLLSACRIHGNVELGELATVRLLDSSPGSSGSYVLMANLYTSLGKWKEAHMMRNSMDGKGLVKESGWSQVEVTDTYHTFAVGNQSQVA; this is encoded by the coding sequence ATGTCATTGCGTCCTTCGTTCCGAAGGTCACTCTACACATGGAACTTGATGATTCGAGACTCCACCATTAATGGGTTCTTTACACAAACTTTAAACATATACTCTTCCATGGCACACTCTGGTGTCCATGGCAACAACCTCACCTACCCTTTGCTCCTCAAGGCCTGTGCTAACCTCCCTTCCATTCAACATGGGACAATGCTTCATGGGCATGTCCTCAAACTTGGGTTCCAAGCAGACACCTTTGTTCAAACTGCCCTGGTTGACATGTACTCAAAATGCTCCCATGTCGCATCTGCACGCCAGGTGTTCGATGAAATGCCGCAGAGAAGTGTTGTCTCATGGAACGCCATGGTTTCAGCTTACTCTCGCAGATCTTCGATGGACCAGGCATTGAGCCTTTTGAAAGAAATGTGGGTTCTTGGTTTTGAGCCAACTGCTTCCACATTTGTTTCGATTTTGTCTGGTTATTCCAACTTGGATTCTTTTGAGTTTCATTTGTTGGGGAAGTCAATACACTGCTGCTTGATCAAACTTGGGATTGTGTATTTGGAGGTCTCCCTGGCCAACTCACTAATGGGTATGTATGTCCAGTTTTGCCTGATGGATGAAGCAAGGAAAGTTTTTGACTTGATGGATGAGAAGTCGATTATTTCTTGGACAACTATGATAGGGGGTTATGTGAAAATTGGGCATGCTGTGGAAGCATAtggtttattttatcaaatgcaaCATCAAAGTGTTGGCATAGACTTTGTTGTGTTTCTAAATCTTATTTCTGGTTGCATACAAGTAAGAGATCTTTTGTTAGCTTCATCTGTTCACTCTCTTGTACTTAAATGCGGGTGTAATGAAAAGGATCCCGTTGAAAATTTGCTAATTACAATGTATGCAAAATGTGGAAACCTTACATCTGCTAGAAGGATATTTGATCTGATCATTGAAAAGAGCATGTTATCATGGACATCAATGATTGCAGGATACGTCCATTTAGGTCATCCAGGGGAAGCACTGGATCTGTTTAGAAGGATGATTAGGACTGATATTAGACCAAATGGAGCAACGCTTGCAACTGTTGTGTCAGCTTGTGCGGATTTGGGATCACTCAGCATTGGGCAAGAGATTGAAGAGTACATTTTTCTAAACGGGTTGGAATCAGACCAACAAGTCCAAACGTCTCTCATACACATGTACTCCAAATGTGGGAGCATCGTGAAAGCCAGAGAAGTATTTGAAAGGGTAACAGATAAAGATTTAACTGTTTGGACTTCTATGATAAATAGTTATGCAATCCATGGGATGGGGAATGAGGCTATCAGCCTCTTTCACAAAATGACAACTGCAGAAGGGATAATGCCAGATGCCATTGTTTACACTAGTGTTTTCCTGGCCTGTAGCCATTCCGGATTGGTAGAAGAGGGACTGAAGTACTTCAAAAGTATGCAAAAGGATTTTGGAATAACTCCTACAGTAGAACACTGTACCTGTTTGATCGATCTTCTTGGTCGAGTCGGCCAGCTTGACTTGGCTTTAAATGCAATTCAGGGAATGCCACCAGATGTCCAAGCTCAAGTTTGGGGTCCATTGCTAAGTGCTTGTAGGATTCATGGCAATGTTGAGCTTGGGGAGCTTGCGACTGTTAGGTTATTAGACAGTAGTCCTGGAAGCTCCGGAAGTTATGTATTAATGGCTAACTTGTATACCTCTTTGGGCAAGTGGAAGGAGGCGCATATGATGAGAAATTCGATGGATGGTAAAGGATTGGTCAAAGAAAGTGGCTGGAGCCAAGTTGAGGTCACTGATACCTATCATACATTTGCTGTGGGAAATCAGTCACAGGTTGCTTAG